The Hippoglossus stenolepis isolate QCI-W04-F060 chromosome 1, HSTE1.2, whole genome shotgun sequence DNA segment TGTCGTCTTCTATCCTCGTGATCTCTATAAAAAGCTCAtgttacaaatgttttattttctccatcagCTCCTGTGGAACTACAAACTCAATCTGACCACAGACCCTAAGTTTGAGTCGGTCGCCACAGAGGTCTGTAAGAGCACCATCGCTGAGGTGAGTGCGGAATCAGGACAGATCTTTAGAATGAATTGGATCAATGCCCTGATTGAGTGATTGACAAGAATCTGAACGTTGAAAGAGCCTCAAACATTCGCTCTGTATCATACGTCTCCTTGTTCAAATTATCATTAAACCCGTCACTGAAGTTTAAGCCACCGTACCGTCACATGTCCCCTGACCGGTCGCATGTCCGACACCTTCAGTTAAAGGAGTGTAAcgaggaggagcgagggaggggcTACCTGGTGTCCTGCCTGGTGGATCACCGTGGCAACATCAGCGAGTACCAGTGTAACCAGTACATCACCAAGATGACCGGTATCGTCTTCAGCGACTTTCGTCTCATCTGTGGCTTCATGGACAAATGTAAAGACGACATCAACAGCCTGCACTGCGGCAGCATCAACGTGGGACACAAGGtgggagcagtgtgtgtgtctgtgtgactgagtttgtgcatgtgtgtgtctgtgagttgTGTTTAGATTAAGATAAATAAACCCGACTGTAAGGAGATGCTAGTCGTCTGTTTGGTTACATAAAGTCTGGAGGTTCTGGATACGACAGGTTGAACATTGATCTCGTACCTTCGTCCTCATCAGGACGTGCACTCGCAGGGTGAAGTGATTTCCTGTCTGGAGAAGGCGTTGGTGCGGGAGGCGGAGCAGCAGGATCATGTTCGTCCAATCAAAGAAGAGTGTCAGAGGGCGATCCTGCGGGTGGCGGAGCTGTCGTCAGACGACTTCCACCTCGACCGACATCTTTACTTCTCCTGTCGAGACGACCGGGAGAGATTCTGTCAGAACGTAAGACAGAAACATCCACATGTGGAGCAACATCAGCATTATTCATTAGCATCTTTAGGATTCATTAACTTTACCACATTTTGATAGATATGTTATCTCATATAAGATAGATGCTTTGTACAATTTCtttcagatacacacacaaacatcctcaCACAGTAAAAGATGGATCCAGATATAACATGTCCGTAAATTAAATTGGATCCATTCCTGATTGATGGaggaatattaatattaatgttattGTTGCACATGAATCAATGAACAACTGTAAAGAAGCAGATACTATCTCAAAGAATGCAAACGATACAAAGGTGAAAAACAGAAGTACAAAGGAGGCCGTTGTCCATAAATTAGATTTAATAGATCAATTATAATAGTATTTCACTCAGTCAGTTAATGGAActactttctctctttcactcttcacAGACTCAGGCAGGAGAAGGAAAAGTCTACAAGTGTCTGTTCAACCACAAGTTTGAAGAGGCCATGTCAGAAAAGGTACGATTTCCGTTGAACTGTGAATTTACAAACCCGGTTGTGTTCTGAATTCCTCTGGATTCACCTcggcctcctctccctctcctcccaaGTGCCGCGATGCTCTGACCACCCGTCAGAAGCTGATCTCTCAGGACTACAGGGTCAGCTACTCGCTGGCTAAAGCCTGTAAGCTGGACCTGAGGAAGCAGCGCTGCAGCCTGGACACCAACCTGCCGCGAGCCCGCGAGGCCCGGCTGTCGTACCTGCTGCTGTGCCTGGAGGCCGCCGTCCACCGCGGTGAGCCGGAACACGTTGAGCCCAAAGAGCTGCGTGTTTATTTATAGTGGATTTACAAGCAGTGTCATAGTCATTTAATTAAAGGGTCATATCAAAAATGACAGTATGCACCTCCCGCATGTTATCAGGGTTCCACTGTGTTCAAATGTGATCTCGTGCTCTCCAGGTCGTACGGTCAGTGGCGAGTGTCAGGGCGAGATGGTGGACTACCGGAAGATGCTGATGGAGGATTTCTCTCTGAGTCCGGAGATCGTGCTTCACTGCCGGACGGAGATCGAGGCTCACTGCTCCGGACTGCACCGCAAAGGCCGCACGCTGCACTGCCTGATGAGAATCGGACGCGGCGACCGCAGCGCCACGGTCGACGGCGTCTGCCAGAGCGCAGTAAGTCCACAGCCGTCCCTGCCACCGTTATCTTGATGATGACCTCTGAAACTCTCTTTCCACTTTTTCCCATGATTTCAAAATGGAGtattcataaaatgaaaataaaacgaGTTGTAATCGAGCTGCTGACACTACATTTTCTCTAAACTTTGTTTTTTCGCTGCAGCTGCAGACTCTGATCCAGTCTGCCGACCCTGGAGCCGACTACAGGATCGACCGTGCGCTCAACGAGGCCTGCGAGTCCGTGATCCAGACCGCCTGCAAACACATCCGCACCGGAGACCCAATGTGAGCTGGCTACACACATTCTTCATCCAATAGAACTATGCAACCGGaactaaattacaatgtgaaaacaatgaatTAACGTGTGTGCAGGATCCTGTCGTGTCTGATGGAGCACCTGTACACAGAGAAGATGGTGGAGGACTGTGAACACCGACTGTTGGAGCTGCAGTATTTCATATCCAGAGACTGGAAGTGAGTCTGTTCACTGTGAATCTGGATGAGATGCTCGGGCCGAACCCGTCTGAGCCTGAGACAAAACGAACCGAGCCCAACCCGACAAACATTCAGCTTTTATGTCCCAGCCCGACCCCGATGTGAACTCCTCGATAACCGACATGTGCAGTTTAAAAAGAATCGAGTAGATATCCCAGCCAACCAGGAACCTGAAAATCATTTAGAAATGTTTGTCCACACTCCCTTTATCTGCTCCTCGACTCTTTAGCCgctttttaaatagttttcacataagattttcacattttatacaAACGGATGAAGTTGTTCTTCACTTCATTTGTCGTCACTTGGCTCTGATAGTGGTTTTAAACTAACTGAGCTGTAAAGCCGTGGTATTATACACATTCAATTAAACAGGTGTAAtattccctcctctgtctccagaCTGGACCCCATCCTGTATAAGAAGTGTCAGGGTGACGCCGCCCGCCTCTGCCACACCCACGGCTGGAATGAGACCAGTGAGCTGATGCCGCCGGGCGCCGTCTTCTCGTGCCTGTACCGCCATGCCTACCGCACCGAGGAGCAGGGACGGCGGGTAGGAGGACGCCAGAAACACGCTCACTGTTTTAGTTTCATCGGATGTACaattctcgtgtgtgtgtgtgtgtgtgtgtgtgtgtgtgtgtgtgtgtgtgtgtgtgtgtgtgtgtgtgtgtgtgtgtgtgtgtgtgtgtgtgtgtgtgtgtgtgtgtgtgtgtgtgtgtgtgtgtgtgtgtgtgtgtgtgcggcctGATGTGCAGGTGTAactctgatgtttttaaatttgacagGTACATCCAGACGATCAGGTACAGTGAGTCGACCTAAATCAATCAGCATTGATCCTGGTGAAGGGTTGAAATTTACAATTTGATCCTAGTTTTTAATCCTATGTTTAAAAAACGCAGTAGATTACCAACCACTGAATTTCAAATCACTCAGTTTTGTTGGGAATCAGGTTTCGTGTGTTGTTTTGTCGTCTACATGTTGCACACGGCTTTGGTGTCAGATCGGGGTTTTCAACAAATCAATCTGTTCATGCAGTGAAACaaatgagcttttatttttctttataattgGACGATTGAAGCTGTGAATTTAGATTTTGGGCATTTGCTTAACGATGTCATCATTTTGTGATTCATACTTTTCATTAGGAATTTTCCAGGGCTGTATTTGCAATAAACTTTATCTGACGTGAGGTAACTCTATCTACTCCGTTGTGTGTACAGACGGATACTGGATAGAAGGATATTTTTGAAGTAATGGAGGAATTATTGAAGTATCGAACATCAGGAAACCAGGAAAAGTGGCCATTACAACcatgaaatacaaatatgtcacTTTAGAGGATTGAAAAATTAGCTTCACGACGCATTGATACATGGTTATAGCGATCAAATGACATCATGTATAATAGCAttactaagtgtgtgtgtgtgtgtgttgttgtgtgtgtgtgcgtgcgtgcgcgcagTTATCTCGGGACTGTAAGGTGGAGGTTCAGAGGATTCTCCACCAGAGGGCGCTGGATGTGAAGTTGGAACCGGAGCTTCAGAAACGCTGCATGACCGACCTCGGCAAGTGGTGCAGCGAGAAGACCGACACTGGACAGGTGAGACCATCTGCTGCtcatgtctgctgctgcaccttCATGTTGGTCTGATGAATCaagctaatgtgtgtgtgtgtgtgtgcgctcaggAGCTGGAGTGTCTGCAGGATCATCTGGAGGACCTGGTCTCTGCCTGCAGGGACGTCGTGGGGAACCTGACGGAGCTGGAGTCAGAGGTGAGAGGAGCTCGTCATGACGCTGAAACCAGAATAAACCGGGACCTGATTAACTCGTAGGAGTTTTAAAAGGAATCAACACGATTCACCACCTtggtttaaagtgtgttttagTTTTCGTAACaagttttttctgttgtgaggCGAACAATCGAGTGTTTTGTCGTCAGCtgtgacttcctgtttctgtctctaTTGGCTGCAGGACATCCAGATTGATGCTCTGCTCATCAGAGCCTGTGAGCCAATCATCCAGGCCCACTGCCACgtgagcgcgcacacacacacacacaccacacacacacacacagaaacacacacacacacacacacacacacagaaacacacaaatgtatctACATGCATTCATATGCCCATCATTTCTGGGATTATTACGAGACTATATCGAAAACTCATGGAAGAGACAAATTAGAGAATACATACACGTACtcaaaaagcaaaataaataataaaaaaaaatatttataacattaGAACTATTACAGATCTGTAAATTGACTCAAAGTGCTGCACGTATGTGGTTGTGTGCATCACATGTAAACGGTAATggtttgttattgtgtgtgtgtgttgtaggacGTCGCTGATAACCAGATCGACACGGGCGACCTGATGGAATGTCTGGTTCAGAACAAACACCAGAAAGAGATGAACGAAAAGTGTTCAGTCGGCGTGACGCACTTCCAGCTGGTCAGTTACCACgacaacataaacactgatctATTctctactctttttttttttatcatcacatCTGCGTTGACATTATCGTTTCTTTTCTGTTCGGTTTCCGTGAATCTGAAGCACACGACTGTATTCTGTGGTGATTTTAATCTGCTCTGAACCAACAGCATTAGAGTTATCGTCTCCCTCTGCGATGTGATGAAactcaaagacacaaaaactgttttgctgCGTAATAATGTGGATAAACCTCCATTTCTTTCTGCCTCCGCTCAACTCTCAGATTCAAATGAAGGATTTCCGGTTCTCCTACAAGTTCAAGATGTCCTGCAAGGAGGACGTTCTGCGTCTGTGTCCGAACATCAAGAAAAAGTGAGTTCAAGTTTCCATGGAAACATTGTCTTCGATGCCTTTTCTCGTTAGACACTTGTTGATCAGTTAGTCTCACACCTTCGCCTGCAGGGTGGATGTGGTCATCTGTCTGAGCACCACCGTGAGGAACGACACGCTGCAGGACGCCAGGGAGCAGCGGGTTTCTCTCAAGTGTCGCAAACAGCTGcgggtggaggagctggagatggTGAATGTTTGACTTACAACAATCCTGTTGGACACATTTCAATAActttatttcaacaatgtttgaGAAAAACTGAGAAAGGAAAGATTTGagatcattcaaatgaaaaatggaatTGCTCTGAAATCCTATATAGAAAGTATAGATGCacttttttacagtttgtacGATAAAgtctttctcctgttttctcagTCGGAGGATATTCGCTTGGACCCAGACTTGTATGAGCCGTGTCGATCTGACATCAGCCGACTTTGTCCCAACGTGAACTATGGGAACGCTCAGGTGAGAAACATTAGGAACATCCTCTATCCTTTTCTCTACTCtgtcctttctctttctgtttgtctgatctttctctccttcctcttccttgctccacattcctcgtctccttccttcctctccctcctccgcAGATGATCGAGTGTCTGAAGGAGCATAAGAAGCAGCTCAGTCAGCGCTGTCACCAGCGGATCTTCAGGCTGCAGGAGGGCGAGATGAACGACCCCGAGCTCGACTACCAGCTGATGAGGGTCTGCAAGCAGATGAtcaaggtgaggaggaagaaaagttGATATATTGATGTGTCAATACCACTTGTATATTAAATCTGaatccacaataaaaaaaagtagtaATTACTCTTCAACTTcctggacctgattctgacaatttAAGCTGCGACTCTGTTtgttccacacttctcacaggagatcgaacccactcaccaaagttacatagaacagacgctcaggggAGGAGTGGGaattaaaagaggaaacattcccCATATTTAAAAGCTGCCATCCTAAAAATTAAAAGTttcacagtgttgctttaaatgcaGATCGATCCTCTGAGTAGTTTGGTTTGTGACTGTGTTACAAACTCTCCCTGCAGCGGTTCTGCACTGAGGCCGACGCCAGGAACGTTCTTCAGTGtctgaaacagaacaaaaacagcGAGCTGATGGATCCTAAGTGTAAACAGATGATCACCAAGAGACAGATCACACAGAACACAGGTACACGCATCATTGAGAAATCTGAAAAAAGATTTGATGAATGAATCTGGGCCTGTCTCACacgccttcctcctcctcctcctcctcctcctcctcctcctcctccagactaCAGGTTGAACCCGGTGCTGAGGAAAGCCTGTCGAGCCGACATCCCAAAGTTCTGCCAGCCCATCCTGAACAAGGCGGGCGAGGACAGCGAGCTGGAGGGTCAGGTCATCGCCTGCCTCAAACTCAAATACGCTGACCAGGTTAGACCACAAgcacagtcaaacacaacaacaacacaacaacacaacatcacagtATCACAACATCACAACCAGCCGCAAAAACCTCAGGAGGAGGCGACAAGTAGAGATTTAATCTTACAAAAGTAAAAGGGTCAAATGATAAAAGGCATCAGTAACATGTATTCCTAATAAAGTGGGATAAAGGCTGAGGTGTGGATCtaataaattaagtttgaattaaaaatattactTCTCTGCTACTTGTGTTCCTACAaagttgtgttgctgtgaaaatGAATGTTCATCTTTTTTTGTGGGCTTCGGTTCAGCGGTTGTCTCCAGACTGCGAGGACCAGATCCGGGTGATCCTGCAGGAGTCGGCGCTGGACTACAGACTGGACCCGCAGCTGCAGATGCACTGCTCAGACGAGGTAAACGcacaaacacttgtttttctgtctccttaGTTTCTTTTAACCTGTTGATTGATGACTAAAATGTTCTTTCCTCactttgtttcttctcctcctcttcctcctcttcctccagatctccatgttgtgtgtggaggaggcagcagcccAGGAACAGACTGGTCAGGTGGAGGAGTGTCTGAAAGTCAATCTGCTGAAAATCAAACAGGACGCCTGTAAAAAGGTTAATAACTGTTACTGTTCTTCTGTCCAGTGTAATAATTATATTGAATATCCAAATGATTCAGTATTATAATGTGATAATGCAGTTGTTCTTCCAACTGGGAATAGAACGATTCCCTTGCTCGTTCCGTGTCTCTGGTCTGGAGGAAACTAGAAATTGGGCTCAAACCATCGTCAGTGTGAACAAATGTTTCTGATTCGAACTTCGTAGATTCAGCGTTTGaaaactctgtgtgtttgttttcttcttctgcacaGGAAGTCCTGAACATGCTGAAGGAGAGCAAGGCGGACATCTTTGTGGACCCGGTCCTTCACACCGCCTGCGCCCTGGACCTCAAACACCACTGTGCTGCCATCACACCCGGCAGAGGACGACGTGCGTTCTTTCacgttttcattttgaatttgtaCAGAACTTTATTCCAGTGTCACAAAGATAAGATCAGTTTCAGGATTCaggaaaagtaaaacattaGCAGGAAAAgtcttgttttctgttgaacGTCATTAATGTGTCGCTGTCTCGTGCAGAGATGTCGTGTCTGTTGGAGGCGCTACAGGACAAAAGAATTCGTCTGCAGCCCGAGTGCAAGAAAAGACTTCAAGACCGGATCGACATGTGGAGCTACGCTGCAAAGGTAGAAGCTTCACATATAAACCTAAGAAGCAAGAAAAGGTTTTCACACTTGAAACTGAAACCGCAGATAGCAAATAAATCTGCATGAAGAGATCAGAGATTTAATATTtgacaaattaataaatgagTTTCTCTGTTTAATGAAGCAATCCAGAGCCGTGCAGGTCCTCATCTGTTGTTTACCTCCGCTGTGCTGTTAACCTTCCCCTCCGACCTGCAGGTGGCGCCAGCAGAGGGCTTCTCAGACCTGGCCCTGCAGGTGATGACGTCGCCCTCTAAGAACTACATCCTGCTCATGATCACACTGAGCGTGTGCGTCCTCTTCCTGGTGGGGCTGCTGTGCGGTCGCATCACAAAGCGAGTGACGAAAGAACTGAAGGATCGGtagaggacaaagaaaagactCGCGCCTCACATCGTCctgaaccttcctcctcctcctcctcctcttcctcctcctcctctctcagatgCCCGATCTGTAACCAGCCAGCCTGCACAGTGCCAACGCCAGTGGTCACATCTGGATCCCGTCCTTGGTTTCAAACTCTTtgtttggctgctgctgcagatttgcATCAAATGCAAAACTTTTCCCAACGCTCGTGAAAATCTTTCATCTTCATTTGGACGTCTCTGAACATCAAGAGAGCAGCGACTGTTCGACCCGTTTCCCCCGAGGATGTTGTCTGGGGTCGGGTGTGAAGTCGATGTGACGGCTGCTCCTGACGTTTGGATTTGTTTCCACCCGTTAAGTCCTGAAGCTTTTTGTGGTATTTCGAGGAGCATGTGgagcaacaggaagtgatttcTTTCTAAAAGAGACTGCGGCTGCTTGAATCGCACACGTTTGCAACTTGTCATCTCGTGGCAAAGTTTGAATTCGGAGACGTTCCCAGTTGCTTGGAAACATTTGTCACGACGTCCTCTTCGCTCCCGCGCAGCATCGTGTCACCGGGTACGACTCTGCGCTCGGACCAGTTCAGACCCTCGTCACTCGCTACTGAAAAACTCCCTCTGACGGAACGTGAAGGTCAAGCTGGTCTCCGTCATCAGGAATGTtgtgtgcacatttgttttaaaacgtcatttaaatgctaattaaaatcattgcactttttttttattttatgcctTATTTATTGTCGATTAATGACATGGTTCTGAATTAAGTCAAATTGAGTTTTGTGTGTGGCTGAACGTTTCTCTAATCGTCCGTCTGTGTGTTGGGAGGTTTGGAAGTTGTGGTTTCAGCAGTGAAGGACGAGGCTCCGCCCACGCTCCTGTTCTCGTTTGCCTTTAACGAACTTTAACGAGAGGCCTCATGGCGTCAACATAGTTTATACACGAGACCCGTGTGTAACGGCTGaagttctttttcttttttattcatatttccaATCATCTCTGCATCAAGGACACGCTACATGTGACACCTCTGTTAAACCTGCACTGAGCTGATGACCCGTTGAAATGCTTCAATCAGTCCCTTGTTCTGGTTTGAAGCTGTCGCAGAACACGAAGAGGCTTCAAACATGAGACTCGTGTAAAACAGCTGATTCTCTGCATAGGAAGTTCTTCTTTTAAACATCATTTCTGTATCTAGAGCTGTGACACCACTGATTTACTCTGCAGGCCTCAGTCCTAAAGAAACACTTGGACCCCAAACGACTAAAACGAGACCTAATATAATGCAAAGAGACGCACAACGACTGCAAAGAGACGCACAACGActgcaaacaaaaccaaaatgacAACAGAGAGACTCAGAGGAACCACAGGAGctgttgtgtctctttcagTTTGGGTGTCGAGTAAAAATAGCAGCTATTTATTTACATTACTTCATATATTTGTTAATATGAGAATTTAATTTGTTgcgtttgtttggttttctcaGAACCGAGAACCAGAACTTCACACGTGAGTcgaaaggtttttttttttaatgtccccTCTCCTCAAGGTTTTAAAACTGTTTCTAACCAAACAAATCTCAAACCACAAAttgtaattttcacatttcacgtttttcttgttttaaaacaaatcagatAAAACATTCTAATCGATCGACTtcagatgtgtctgtgtttaaactCTGACCGAGTGTGTTCCCTCGGTTTCCTGTGTTCGTGCTAAGCTAATTGCCTGAGCTAGTCAGAGTTCGGGGGCCACAGTGAAACTCCACCCACACCACCAGCTGCTGTCGAGATCAAACTGGTGAAATTCTGCTCTTTCTGTTTTGGATCCAAAGTTGTAACGACTCAGAAGttagtttctctctctccacacacagactgtcGCCTGAGCTGAATATCAACAATTCATTTGTTAGTAGAAAATTATCAAACCTATTAAATCCCTCGCTcagtattttacatttgatgCATCTTTGTTTAGCTGATGTTTAACGAAAGAGGCAAACATTATTTCAAAGTGATGAATATGAATCTTTTTGCACCTTTGAACTTGCTGTGCGTCACCTCTGCAGAGCAGCTCGTTGCCTTTGTTCTCCGGCGTCGGCTCATCCACCGGTGAAAAGATTTCTGAAAACGAGGTTTTTGcagcttttttgttttacatcgATGTTtgaatgatataaaaaaaacggATTCAGGAGAAGAGGGAACCGCATGCGAGAGGTTTTCTGCTCAAGTTGCAAATACAAGATTTTGACTGAAGAGACGTTTCCTCCCTGAAAGCCGACGAACCGACAGCTCGAGTTTTTCTGAAATGATCTTCGTGTGTGTGGCGACG contains these protein-coding regions:
- the LOC118105905 gene encoding Golgi apparatus protein 1 → MAADGRLQLRLFLLLCLCGSGSVLGLKAAGGPADPPDPPVLRAAEPPPKDAPAAAAAGASQPRRASGWKLSEEEACREDLSRLCPKHTWTNNLAVLECLQDRREESELAPDCNHLLWNYKLNLTTDPKFESVATEVCKSTIAELKECNEEERGRGYLVSCLVDHRGNISEYQCNQYITKMTGIVFSDFRLICGFMDKCKDDINSLHCGSINVGHKDVHSQGEVISCLEKALVREAEQQDHVRPIKEECQRAILRVAELSSDDFHLDRHLYFSCRDDRERFCQNTQAGEGKVYKCLFNHKFEEAMSEKCRDALTTRQKLISQDYRVSYSLAKACKLDLRKQRCSLDTNLPRAREARLSYLLLCLEAAVHRGRTVSGECQGEMVDYRKMLMEDFSLSPEIVLHCRTEIEAHCSGLHRKGRTLHCLMRIGRGDRSATVDGVCQSALQTLIQSADPGADYRIDRALNEACESVIQTACKHIRTGDPMILSCLMEHLYTEKMVEDCEHRLLELQYFISRDWKLDPILYKKCQGDAARLCHTHGWNETSELMPPGAVFSCLYRHAYRTEEQGRRLSRDCKVEVQRILHQRALDVKLEPELQKRCMTDLGKWCSEKTDTGQELECLQDHLEDLVSACRDVVGNLTELESEDIQIDALLIRACEPIIQAHCHDVADNQIDTGDLMECLVQNKHQKEMNEKCSVGVTHFQLIQMKDFRFSYKFKMSCKEDVLRLCPNIKKKVDVVICLSTTVRNDTLQDAREQRVSLKCRKQLRVEELEMSEDIRLDPDLYEPCRSDISRLCPNVNYGNAQMIECLKEHKKQLSQRCHQRIFRLQEGEMNDPELDYQLMRVCKQMIKRFCTEADARNVLQCLKQNKNSELMDPKCKQMITKRQITQNTDYRLNPVLRKACRADIPKFCQPILNKAGEDSELEGQVIACLKLKYADQRLSPDCEDQIRVILQESALDYRLDPQLQMHCSDEISMLCVEEAAAQEQTGQVEECLKVNLLKIKQDACKKEVLNMLKESKADIFVDPVLHTACALDLKHHCAAITPGRGRQMSCLLEALQDKRIRLQPECKKRLQDRIDMWSYAAKVAPAEGFSDLALQVMTSPSKNYILLMITLSVCVLFLVGLLCGRITKRVTKELKDR